One part of the Indicator indicator isolate 239-I01 chromosome 42, UM_Iind_1.1, whole genome shotgun sequence genome encodes these proteins:
- the NUTF2 gene encoding nuclear transport factor 2: MGDKPIWEQIGSSFVQHYYQLFDADRTQLGAIYIDASCLTWEGQQFQGKAAIVEKLSSLPFQKIQHSITAQDHQPTPDSCILSMVVGQLKADEDPIMGFHQIFLLKNINDAWVCTNDMFRLALHNFG; the protein is encoded by the exons ATGGGAGACAAGCCAATCTGGGAGCAGATTGGGTCCAGCTTTGTCCAACATTACTACCAGCTGTTTGATGCAGACAGGACTCAGTTAGGAGCAATTTAT atTGATGCCTCATGCCTTACGTGGGAAGGACAGCAGTTCCAGGGCAAGGCAGCCATTGTTGAAAAGCTCTCT agCCTCCCTTTTCAAAAAATccaacacagcatcacagcacaaGACCACCAACCTACACCTGACAGCTGTATACTCAGTATGGTAGTGGGACAGCTGAAG gCTGATGAAGATCCTATCATGGGATTCCACCAGATCTTTCTATTAAAGAACATCAACGATGCCTGGGTTTGTACCAATGACATGTTCAGGCTAGCGCTGCACAactttggctga